In Cupriavidus basilensis, the following proteins share a genomic window:
- a CDS encoding TauD/TfdA dioxygenase family protein, translated as MTIGIHPASISRATAPAAATGSARFEIRPFDAPLGAEIVGLDLAEPLSAEDFARIHRAHLDYHVVVLRDQRITPAQQIAFSRRFGPLQIHVLHQFQLANHPEILIVSNVLKDGKPIGLGDAGHFWHSDLSYKEKPSLGSLLHARELPAEGGDTLFANMHLAWETLPAHLKAKVDGLKAEHTYLAKYAELQQRSPWRPNLTPEQIAQVAPVLQPVVRTHPETGRRALFVSEHFTTRIAGLPEDESRDLLAQLFAHSVKPEHIYRHAWQEHDLVFWDNRSLLHLAAGCPQAMRRVMYRTTIEGDLPV; from the coding sequence ATGACGATTGGAATCCACCCGGCCTCAATTTCCCGTGCCACCGCGCCTGCTGCTGCCACCGGCAGTGCCCGGTTCGAGATCCGCCCTTTCGATGCGCCGCTGGGCGCCGAGATCGTTGGCCTGGACCTGGCCGAGCCGCTGTCTGCGGAAGACTTCGCCCGCATCCACCGCGCGCATCTCGACTACCACGTGGTGGTCTTGCGTGATCAGCGCATTACGCCCGCGCAGCAGATTGCGTTCAGCCGCCGCTTTGGCCCGCTGCAGATCCATGTGCTGCACCAGTTCCAGCTTGCCAACCACCCCGAGATCCTGATCGTCTCCAACGTGCTCAAGGACGGCAAGCCGATCGGGCTGGGCGATGCCGGGCATTTCTGGCATTCCGATCTCTCGTACAAGGAAAAGCCCAGCCTGGGCTCGCTGCTGCACGCCCGGGAATTGCCGGCCGAGGGTGGCGACACCTTGTTCGCCAACATGCACCTGGCCTGGGAAACGCTGCCCGCGCATCTCAAGGCGAAGGTGGATGGGCTCAAGGCCGAGCACACCTACCTGGCCAAATACGCCGAGCTGCAACAGCGCAGCCCATGGCGTCCCAACCTGACGCCCGAGCAGATCGCGCAGGTGGCCCCCGTGCTGCAGCCGGTGGTGCGCACGCACCCGGAGACCGGACGGCGCGCGCTGTTCGTCAGCGAGCATTTCACCACGCGCATCGCCGGGCTGCCCGAAGACGAAAGCCGCGACCTGCTGGCGCAGCTGTTCGCGCATAGCGTCAAGCCCGAGCATATCTACCGCCACGCCTGGCAGGAGCATGACCTGGTGTTCTGGGACAACCGCTCGCTGCTGCATCTGGCAGCAGGCTGCCCGCAGGCCATGCGCCGCGTGATGTACCGCACGACCATCGAAGGCGATCTGCCTGTCTGA
- a CDS encoding ABC transporter permease, with protein sequence MTSTHTSTNTSTTSFSATTVVRAEYERKLDPFTALPVARALPWPQRLWQQGWLRKTLILVALACLWELIARVQDNDLLFPSFLATARAFVEGIGSGELLAKAGISLSVLLQGYAGGIVLAFALTTLAVSTELGRDVLDTLTAMFNPLPAIALLPLALLWFGLGSKSLVFVLIHSVLWPLALNTYAGFRGVPATLRMAGRNYGLRGLRYVLLILVPAALPAILSGLKIGWAFAWRTLIAAELVFGASSGKGGLGWYIFQNRNELYTDRVFAGLAMVILIGLLVENLVFRTLERVTVRRWGMQH encoded by the coding sequence ATGACGAGCACGCACACGAGCACAAACACGAGCACGACATCTTTTTCCGCCACCACGGTGGTCCGCGCCGAATACGAGCGCAAGCTCGATCCCTTCACCGCGCTGCCGGTCGCGCGCGCCTTGCCCTGGCCGCAGCGCCTGTGGCAGCAAGGCTGGCTGCGCAAGACGCTGATCCTGGTGGCGCTGGCCTGCCTGTGGGAACTCATTGCCCGCGTGCAGGACAACGATCTGCTGTTCCCGAGTTTCCTCGCCACCGCAAGGGCTTTCGTCGAGGGCATCGGCAGCGGCGAGTTGCTGGCCAAGGCTGGCATCTCGCTGTCGGTGCTGCTGCAAGGCTATGCCGGCGGCATCGTGCTGGCGTTCGCGCTGACCACGCTGGCGGTGTCCACCGAACTGGGGCGCGACGTGCTGGACACGCTGACAGCCATGTTCAACCCGCTGCCGGCCATCGCGCTGCTGCCGCTGGCACTGCTGTGGTTTGGCCTTGGCAGCAAGAGCCTGGTGTTCGTGCTGATCCATTCGGTGCTGTGGCCGCTGGCGCTCAACACCTATGCGGGCTTTCGCGGGGTGCCGGCCACCTTGCGCATGGCCGGGCGCAACTACGGCCTGCGCGGGCTGCGCTATGTGCTGCTGATCCTGGTGCCCGCCGCGCTGCCGGCCATCCTGTCCGGGCTGAAGATCGGCTGGGCCTTTGCCTGGCGCACGCTGATCGCGGCGGAGCTGGTGTTTGGCGCGTCGTCGGGCAAGGGCGGGCTGGGCTGGTACATCTTCCAGAACCGCAATGAGCTGTACACCGACCGCGTCTTCGCCGGCCTGGCCATGGTGATCCTGATCGGGCTGCTGGTGGAGAACCTGGTGTTCAGGACGCTGGAGCGTGTGACCGTGCGCCGCTGGGGCATGCAGCACTGA
- a CDS encoding c-type cytochrome, translating to MRALESHRTHIAATVLAMAAVCAQAQAQTYGLGLLASERDLAGWNIDVTPDGAGLPPGSGSVTLGKQVYENQCAACHGLKGEGKPADALVGGHGSLKGAGANGKPPLKTIGSFWPYATTVFDFINRAMPYNAPQSLKADEVYAVTAYLLHLNGIVPADAVLDARTLPQVRMPNRDGFVADARPDTANVPCRRSCGAPAR from the coding sequence ATGCGCGCGCTTGAATCCCACCGTACCCACATTGCCGCCACCGTGCTGGCGATGGCCGCGGTCTGCGCGCAGGCACAGGCGCAAACCTACGGCCTAGGCTTGCTGGCCAGCGAGCGCGATCTCGCCGGCTGGAACATCGATGTCACGCCAGATGGCGCCGGGCTGCCGCCAGGCAGCGGCAGCGTGACGCTTGGCAAGCAGGTCTACGAGAACCAGTGCGCCGCGTGCCACGGCTTGAAAGGAGAGGGCAAGCCGGCCGATGCGCTGGTCGGCGGGCACGGCAGTCTGAAAGGCGCTGGCGCGAACGGCAAGCCGCCATTGAAGACCATCGGCAGCTTCTGGCCGTATGCGACGACAGTGTTCGACTTCATCAACCGGGCCATGCCATACAACGCGCCGCAGAGCCTCAAGGCGGATGAGGTCTATGCCGTCACGGCGTATCTGCTGCACCTGAACGGCATCGTGCCGGCGGATGCCGTGCTGGATGCACGCACATTGCCGCAGGTGCGCATGCCGAATCGCGACGGCTTCGTCGCGGACGCGCGGCCCGATACGGCGAATGTGCCTTGCCGCCGCAGCTGTGGCGCACCGGCACGCTGA
- a CDS encoding IclR family transcriptional regulator domain-containing protein has protein sequence MDKEPLSRRDWIAGLEKGLAILEAFDNDHPRLTPTQAAQLTGLTRTAARRYLLTLEHLGYTTSDGTLFSLTPRVLKVGWSYFDSARLPRTVQPFLQQITAAVGEPAYLSVLDDWELVFICRTGTSRVMNTGFVLGARVPAPLASSGLMMLASEPEEKVKAWLEGCVLTPYTPHTILQQDRLMAEIRRAGAQGYALVEQQLQIGVRGVAVPLRDRHGKVIAALSVNMQIGDESAEQALERVLRVLQDTAISIMRVL, from the coding sequence ATGGATAAAGAACCATTGAGCCGTCGGGACTGGATTGCCGGGCTGGAGAAGGGCCTGGCCATCCTGGAGGCATTCGATAACGACCACCCGCGCCTGACCCCCACGCAGGCGGCCCAGCTCACCGGTCTCACGCGCACCGCGGCGCGGCGTTACCTGCTGACCCTGGAGCATCTGGGCTACACCACCAGCGATGGCACCTTGTTCAGCCTCACCCCGCGCGTGCTCAAGGTCGGGTGGTCGTACTTCGACTCCGCCCGCCTGCCGCGCACCGTGCAGCCCTTCTTGCAGCAGATCACCGCCGCCGTTGGCGAGCCGGCTTACCTGAGCGTGCTGGACGACTGGGAGCTGGTATTCATCTGCCGCACTGGCACCAGCCGGGTGATGAACACAGGCTTCGTGCTAGGCGCGCGCGTGCCCGCGCCGCTGGCTTCGTCCGGCCTGATGATGCTGGCGTCCGAGCCGGAGGAGAAGGTCAAGGCCTGGCTGGAAGGCTGCGTGCTCACGCCTTACACGCCGCACACCATCCTGCAGCAGGACCGGCTGATGGCGGAAATCCGCCGTGCCGGCGCGCAGGGCTATGCCCTGGTCGAGCAGCAGTTGCAGATCGGCGTGCGGGGGGTGGCGGTGCCGCTGCGGGACCGCCACGGCAAGGTGATTGCCGCGTTGAGCGTGAATATGCAGATCGGGGACGAGAGCGCGGAGCAGGCGCTGGAGCGGGTGTTGCGGGTGCTGCAGGATACGGCGATCTCGATCATGCGGGTGTTGTGA
- a CDS encoding bifunctional sugar phosphate isomerase/epimerase/4-hydroxyphenylpyruvate dioxygenase family protein, with translation MDTTIWRHPKSIATVSLSGTLPEKLEAAAAAGFDGVEIFENDLLNFDGSPADVRRIAADLGLAIMLYQPFRDFEAMPDAIRERNMARAERKFDVMEELGARMVLVCSNVQEIAIDDPARAAADLRAMAEAAAKRGLSVAYEALAWGRHTRRWRQAWEIVRQADHPALGLVLDSFHTLALGDTLEGIGEVPAEKIFFMQLADAPRMSMDVLSWSRHYRNFPGQGDLAVTEFARAAMGAGYRGPLSLEIFNDEFRAAPARLTALDGLRSLIWLESEAGGPPLPAPPRFGGVDFLEFAVDYVTGRELGARLRSLGFGHAGRHRSKAVELYRQGGVNIILNAEQDSAAAEHFQLHGPSVCALGLKVDDAQRAVTRARALLCKEWRERIGPHERSIPALRAPDGMLFYLIDEQGSDRSIYESDFVLEPGGADSAGAGLMAIDHIAQALPPHRLDSFVLFYKTVFGLQAQALHEIADPYGLVKSRAMVSAEQSLRIPLNVSESSRTATGRFITAYAGSGIHHIAFRTPDLCATLDQAVPAEAAMLHVPDNYYDDVGARLGLDDAALEHLRQHQLLYDRDAGGEFLHAYTEPFHDRFFFELVQRDGYLGFGAANASLRMAAQALASRNRQARPA, from the coding sequence ATGGACACCACAATCTGGCGCCACCCGAAATCGATCGCCACCGTATCGCTCTCCGGGACGCTCCCTGAAAAACTCGAGGCCGCCGCCGCGGCCGGCTTCGATGGGGTCGAGATCTTCGAGAACGACCTGCTGAATTTCGACGGCTCGCCAGCCGACGTGCGCCGCATCGCGGCCGACCTAGGCCTGGCCATCATGCTGTACCAGCCCTTCCGCGATTTCGAGGCCATGCCGGATGCGATCCGCGAGCGCAACATGGCGCGGGCCGAGCGCAAGTTCGACGTAATGGAAGAGCTCGGTGCGCGCATGGTGCTGGTCTGCAGCAATGTGCAGGAGATCGCCATCGACGATCCCGCGCGCGCGGCAGCCGACCTGCGCGCCATGGCCGAGGCCGCGGCGAAACGCGGGCTGTCGGTAGCCTACGAGGCGCTGGCCTGGGGCCGCCACACCCGGCGCTGGCGCCAGGCGTGGGAAATCGTGCGGCAGGCCGACCACCCCGCGCTGGGCCTGGTGCTGGATAGCTTTCACACGCTCGCGCTTGGCGACACGCTCGAAGGCATCGGCGAAGTGCCAGCGGAAAAGATCTTCTTCATGCAACTGGCGGACGCGCCGCGGATGAGCATGGACGTGCTGTCGTGGAGCCGGCATTACCGCAATTTCCCCGGGCAGGGCGATCTGGCCGTCACCGAGTTTGCGCGCGCGGCAATGGGCGCGGGCTATCGCGGACCGCTTTCGCTGGAGATCTTCAACGACGAATTCCGTGCGGCACCCGCGCGCCTGACCGCGCTCGACGGGCTGCGCTCGCTGATCTGGCTCGAGTCCGAGGCGGGCGGCCCGCCCCTGCCGGCGCCGCCGCGCTTCGGCGGCGTGGACTTCCTGGAGTTCGCGGTGGACTACGTGACCGGGCGCGAGCTGGGCGCGCGCCTGCGCTCGCTGGGCTTTGGCCATGCGGGCCGCCACCGCTCCAAGGCGGTGGAGTTGTACCGGCAGGGCGGCGTCAACATCATCCTCAATGCCGAGCAGGACAGCGCCGCGGCCGAGCACTTCCAGCTGCACGGCCCCTCCGTGTGTGCGCTGGGCCTGAAGGTGGACGATGCCCAACGCGCCGTCACGCGTGCCCGTGCCCTGCTGTGCAAGGAATGGCGCGAGCGCATCGGCCCGCACGAGCGCAGCATTCCGGCATTGCGCGCGCCCGACGGCATGTTGTTCTACCTGATCGACGAACAGGGCTCGGACCGCAGCATCTACGAAAGCGACTTCGTGCTGGAACCCGGCGGCGCCGACAGCGCGGGCGCGGGGCTGATGGCCATCGACCATATCGCCCAGGCCCTGCCGCCGCACAGGCTCGACAGCTTCGTGCTGTTCTACAAGACGGTGTTCGGCCTGCAGGCGCAGGCGCTGCACGAAATCGCCGATCCCTATGGACTGGTCAAGAGCCGCGCCATGGTCAGCGCGGAGCAGAGCCTGCGGATTCCGCTCAATGTCTCGGAGAGCAGCCGCACCGCAACCGGCAGGTTCATCACCGCCTACGCGGGCTCGGGCATCCACCACATCGCATTCCGTACGCCGGATCTGTGCGCGACGCTGGACCAGGCCGTGCCCGCCGAGGCCGCCATGCTCCACGTGCCGGACAACTACTACGACGATGTCGGCGCCCGGCTCGGGCTGGACGATGCCGCGCTGGAACACCTGAGGCAACACCAGTTGCTATACGACAGGGACGCCGGTGGTGAATTCCTCCACGCATACACCGAGCCCTTCCACGACCGTTTCTTCTTCGAGCTGGTGCAGCGCGATGGCTACCTTGGCTTCGGCGCGGCCAACGCCTCGCTGCGCATGGCCGCGCAAGCGCTGGCCAGCCGCAACCGCCAGGCCCGTCCGGCCTGA
- a CDS encoding 3-keto-5-aminohexanoate cleavage protein has translation MQDPCIISVAITGSVPRKKDNPAIPISVAEQIESTHQSFEAGATLVHLHVRDDAGNSSSDPVRFAELQEGIRKHCPGMIVQFSTGGRGRAMEQRGAMLDLRPDMASLATGSVNFPTTVYENPPDFVRALAKAMRDYHIKPEIEIFDLAMLYNTADLVKEGLLLPPVHVQFVFGIKNALPARKDILEFQVAQLGKVLPGATWTAAGIGRHQLEVNHWTLQLGGHCRTGLEDNVRWDKDTLAASNAQLVGRVAELCAQYGRAVATPQEARRLLGLA, from the coding sequence ATGCAAGATCCCTGCATCATCTCGGTCGCCATCACCGGCTCCGTGCCCCGCAAGAAAGACAACCCCGCCATTCCGATCTCGGTGGCCGAGCAGATCGAGAGCACGCACCAGAGCTTCGAGGCAGGCGCCACGCTGGTGCATCTGCACGTGCGCGACGATGCCGGCAATTCCAGCTCGGACCCGGTGCGCTTCGCCGAGCTGCAGGAAGGCATCCGCAAGCATTGCCCGGGCATGATCGTGCAGTTTTCCACCGGCGGGCGCGGGCGCGCCATGGAGCAGCGCGGCGCCATGCTCGACCTGCGCCCGGACATGGCCTCGCTGGCCACGGGCTCGGTCAACTTCCCCACCACCGTCTACGAAAACCCGCCCGACTTCGTGCGCGCGCTGGCCAAGGCGATGCGCGATTACCACATCAAGCCCGAGATCGAGATCTTCGACTTGGCGATGCTCTACAACACGGCGGACCTGGTCAAGGAGGGCTTGCTGCTGCCACCGGTGCACGTGCAATTTGTGTTCGGCATCAAGAATGCGCTGCCGGCGCGCAAGGACATCCTCGAATTCCAGGTGGCGCAACTGGGCAAGGTACTGCCCGGCGCGACCTGGACCGCGGCGGGCATCGGCCGGCACCAGCTGGAGGTCAATCACTGGACGCTCCAGCTCGGCGGCCACTGCCGCACCGGCCTGGAAGACAATGTGCGCTGGGACAAGGACACACTGGCCGCCAGCAACGCGCAGCTGGTGGGCCGGGTGGCTGAGTTGTGCGCGCAGTACGGCCGCGCCGTGGCCACACCGCAAGAGGCACGCCGGCTGCTCGGCCTGGCATGA
- a CDS encoding ABC transporter ATP-binding protein encodes MTAQPSPLRVVCARAAPAPLLQVDGVSLEYRTPERVVRATHQVSFDVHAADRFVLLGPSGCGKSTLLKAVAGFVAPCEGEIRIEGAPVSAPGPDRIVVFQEFDQLPPWKTVRQNVMFPLMQSRGMSRREASECALHFLDKVGLANFADAYPHTLSGGMKQRVAIARALAMRPKVLLMDEPFAALDALTRRRMQEELLALWHDAAFTLLFVTHSIEEALVVGSRILLLSPHPGRVRAELNSHQFDLASQGGAQFQATAQRIHHLLFDEAPHPAPSPARTAQAR; translated from the coding sequence ATGACCGCGCAACCTTCCCCGCTGCGCGTGGTTTGCGCGCGAGCTGCCCCGGCGCCGCTGTTGCAGGTCGACGGCGTCTCGCTGGAATACCGCACCCCCGAGCGCGTGGTGCGCGCCACCCATCAGGTCAGCTTCGATGTCCATGCGGCTGACCGCTTTGTGCTGCTCGGCCCGTCGGGCTGCGGCAAGTCGACCTTGCTCAAGGCCGTGGCGGGCTTCGTTGCGCCGTGCGAGGGCGAGATCCGGATCGAGGGTGCGCCCGTCAGCGCGCCTGGCCCCGACCGCATCGTGGTGTTCCAGGAGTTTGACCAGTTGCCGCCCTGGAAGACGGTGCGGCAGAACGTGATGTTCCCGCTCATGCAGTCGCGCGGCATGTCGCGCCGCGAGGCATCCGAATGCGCGCTGCATTTCCTCGACAAGGTGGGGCTGGCGAATTTTGCCGATGCCTATCCGCACACCCTGTCGGGCGGCATGAAGCAGCGCGTGGCGATTGCCCGCGCGCTGGCGATGCGCCCCAAGGTGCTGCTGATGGACGAGCCCTTTGCCGCGCTGGATGCGCTCACGCGCCGGCGCATGCAGGAGGAGTTGCTGGCGCTGTGGCACGACGCCGCCTTCACGCTGCTGTTTGTCACGCATTCGATCGAAGAGGCGCTGGTGGTGGGCAGCCGCATCCTGCTGCTGTCGCCGCACCCGGGGCGCGTGCGCGCGGAACTCAACAGCCACCAGTTCGACCTGGCCAGCCAGGGCGGGGCGCAGTTCCAGGCTACCGCGCAACGCATCCACCATCTGCTGTTCGACGAGGCGCCGCACCCGGCGCCGTCGCCGGCGCGCACCGCGCAGGCGCGCTGA
- a CDS encoding ABC transporter substrate-binding protein: protein MSLLRSRLFSARWPRGVVALTLAAGMAATGAAHAEGKIRIAEQFGVVYLLLNVARDQQLIEKHGKQQGVDVKVEWTQLSGGAAVNDALLSGAIDIAGAGVGPLLTVWDRTHGKQNVKGVASLGNFPYYLVSNNPKVKTIADFTDKDRIALPAVSVSVQSRVLQLAAAKQWGDKAFNRLDKWTVAVPHPDAAAAIIAGGTEISGHFGNPPFQEQELAGNPNARIVLNSYDVLGGPSSATVLYATEKFRNDNPKTYRAFVDALAEAARFATANPEAAADLYIRVNKARIDRALLVKILKNPQVQFKVAPQNTFALAEFMHRVGAIRNQPKSWQDYFFQDPVTAQGS from the coding sequence ATGTCCCTGCTACGTTCCCGTCTTTTCTCCGCCCGCTGGCCGCGTGGCGTCGTCGCGCTGACGCTCGCCGCCGGCATGGCGGCCACCGGCGCGGCCCATGCGGAAGGGAAGATCCGCATCGCCGAGCAGTTCGGCGTGGTCTACCTGCTGCTCAACGTGGCGCGCGACCAGCAACTGATCGAGAAGCACGGCAAGCAGCAGGGCGTGGACGTCAAGGTGGAATGGACCCAGCTCTCCGGCGGCGCCGCCGTCAACGATGCGCTGCTGTCCGGCGCCATCGATATCGCCGGCGCGGGCGTGGGCCCCTTGCTGACGGTGTGGGACCGCACGCACGGCAAGCAGAACGTGAAGGGCGTGGCATCGCTGGGCAACTTCCCTTACTACCTGGTCAGCAACAATCCCAAGGTCAAGACCATCGCCGACTTCACCGACAAGGACCGCATCGCGCTGCCCGCGGTATCGGTATCGGTGCAGTCGCGCGTGCTGCAACTGGCCGCGGCCAAGCAATGGGGCGACAAGGCGTTCAACCGGCTGGACAAGTGGACGGTGGCGGTGCCGCATCCCGATGCGGCTGCGGCCATCATCGCCGGTGGCACCGAGATCAGCGGCCATTTCGGCAACCCGCCGTTCCAGGAGCAGGAGCTGGCCGGCAATCCCAATGCGCGCATCGTGCTGAACTCGTATGACGTGCTGGGCGGCCCCAGCTCGGCCACGGTGCTTTATGCCACCGAGAAGTTCCGCAACGACAACCCCAAGACCTACCGCGCCTTTGTCGATGCGCTGGCCGAGGCGGCCAGGTTCGCCACCGCCAATCCGGAAGCCGCCGCCGACCTGTACATCCGCGTCAACAAGGCCAGGATCGATCGCGCGCTGCTGGTCAAGATCCTGAAGAACCCGCAGGTGCAGTTCAAGGTTGCGCCGCAGAACACCTTTGCGCTGGCCGAATTCATGCACCGGGTGGGTGCCATCCGCAACCAGCCGAAATCCTGGCAGGATTATTTCTTCCAGGATCCGGTCACCGCGCAGGGCAGCTGA
- the soxC gene encoding sulfite dehydrogenase: MTSNNERNGQPQPGRRRFLRQGAGLGGVALAAGAPAPAQAEVLTVPPWTRTPGEPVLWHAYGQPSAFEKNVIRRNRGPAPMPGANSSMTPLQDLRGIITPTGLVFERHHAGIPQIDPAQHRLAVHGLVERPRIFTMDDLVRLPSVSRIHFLECSGNTGREWRAPSATSVQISHGLLSCCEWTGVALSVVLEEAGVCPDAAWLLAEGADSATMTRSVPMAKAMEDALLVYAQNGEMLRPEHGYPLRLFLPGFEGNMSIKWLRRLKLGRAPFMTREETSKYTDSLPDGSARQFTFMMDVKSVITFPAPDHRLRDKGFYEISGLAWSGYARIRRVEVSVDGGRNWREAQLQEPVLDRALTRFRLPWRWEGGPAVLQSRAIDEAGNVQPLPDQLVAARGYESTYHYNAIQAWRVSADGSIANARA, translated from the coding sequence ATGACCAGTAACAACGAAAGGAACGGGCAGCCGCAGCCCGGCCGGCGCCGCTTCCTGCGCCAGGGCGCGGGCCTGGGTGGCGTGGCGCTCGCTGCAGGTGCGCCCGCCCCCGCGCAGGCCGAAGTACTGACGGTGCCGCCCTGGACCCGCACGCCCGGCGAGCCGGTGCTGTGGCACGCCTACGGCCAGCCCTCCGCGTTCGAGAAGAACGTGATCCGGCGCAACCGTGGCCCCGCGCCGATGCCCGGCGCGAACTCCTCCATGACGCCGCTGCAGGACCTGCGCGGCATCATCACGCCCACGGGCCTGGTGTTCGAGCGCCACCACGCCGGCATCCCGCAGATCGATCCGGCGCAGCACCGCCTCGCGGTGCATGGCCTGGTGGAGCGCCCGCGCATCTTCACCATGGACGACCTGGTGCGGCTGCCATCGGTCTCGCGCATCCACTTCCTGGAGTGCTCAGGCAATACCGGGCGCGAATGGCGCGCGCCCAGCGCCACTTCCGTGCAGATCAGCCACGGCTTGCTGTCGTGCTGCGAATGGACGGGCGTTGCGCTGTCCGTCGTGCTGGAGGAGGCGGGCGTGTGCCCCGACGCCGCCTGGCTGCTGGCCGAGGGCGCCGATTCCGCCACCATGACGCGCAGCGTGCCGATGGCCAAGGCGATGGAAGACGCGCTGCTGGTCTACGCGCAGAACGGCGAGATGCTGCGGCCCGAGCATGGCTATCCGCTGCGGTTGTTCCTGCCTGGCTTCGAGGGCAATATGAGCATCAAATGGCTGCGCCGGCTCAAGCTCGGCCGCGCGCCCTTCATGACGCGCGAAGAGACATCCAAGTACACGGATTCATTGCCGGACGGCAGCGCGCGCCAGTTCACTTTCATGATGGACGTGAAGTCCGTGATCACCTTCCCCGCGCCGGACCACCGGCTGCGCGACAAAGGCTTTTACGAAATCTCCGGCCTCGCCTGGTCCGGCTACGCCCGCATCCGGCGCGTGGAAGTGTCGGTGGACGGCGGGCGCAACTGGCGCGAGGCGCAGTTGCAGGAGCCCGTGCTGGACCGCGCGCTCACGCGCTTTCGCCTGCCATGGCGCTGGGAAGGCGGGCCGGCCGTGCTGCAAAGCCGCGCCATCGACGAGGCGGGCAATGTGCAGCCCTTGCCGGACCAGCTGGTGGCCGCGCGCGGCTATGAGTCCACCTACCACTACAACGCCATACAAGCCTGGCGCGTCAGCGCCGACGGGAGTATTGCCAATGCGCGCGCTTGA
- a CDS encoding shikimate kinase encodes MDFDNLFFVGFMGAGKTTIGRTVARRLGLPFFDSDHEIEARCGVRIPTIFELEGEEGFRERESRVLDELSQRRGIVMATGGGAVLRPENREMLRSRGCVIYLCASPAELWHRTRRNRNRPLLQVANPRATLEALFQVRDPLYRETAHLIMPPHGDSVANAAGRVLERLGLSERVLPPQVDP; translated from the coding sequence TTGGATTTCGATAACCTCTTCTTCGTTGGCTTCATGGGCGCCGGCAAGACCACCATCGGCAGGACGGTGGCGCGCCGGCTCGGGCTGCCTTTTTTCGATTCCGACCACGAAATCGAGGCACGTTGCGGCGTGCGGATACCCACGATCTTCGAGCTGGAAGGCGAAGAAGGCTTTCGCGAGCGCGAAAGCCGTGTGCTGGATGAGCTCAGCCAGCGCCGCGGCATCGTGATGGCCACCGGCGGCGGTGCCGTGCTGCGCCCCGAAAACCGCGAGATGCTGCGCTCGCGCGGCTGCGTGATCTACCTGTGCGCCTCGCCCGCCGAGCTGTGGCACCGCACGCGGCGCAACCGCAACCGCCCTTTGTTGCAGGTCGCCAACCCGCGCGCCACGCTGGAGGCGCTGTTCCAGGTGCGCGACCCGCTGTATCGCGAGACCGCGCACCTGATCATGCCCCCGCATGGCGACAGCGTGGCGAATGCCGCCGGCCGCGTGCTGGAGCGCCTGGGCTTGAGCGAGCGGGTTCTGCCGCCTCAGGTCGACCCCTGA